From one Meles meles chromosome 18, mMelMel3.1 paternal haplotype, whole genome shotgun sequence genomic stretch:
- the LOC123930085 gene encoding basic proline-rich protein-like: protein MGPACSRGWSRPKATPSSPGACPAWQYLACPSQGHLAPLLDWLQPPPTLKPGEQGQGQGGVPASASPTRQEGPFPPPGPGHTEAARTEMACLQAGCPAPPISRMAPEARRSELAGGPVSLIQGVWMDWPMGWPLREAAVTLLDSLPEWHWLFFTLAGPPWGPTLEQKPGTPSGHDPTANLPHSPPAGHRPEPASRKAKAPGAPRRERTCTPRPREGPGRPQPNAARRGDRLFPPRRARRPRASASRRAEPEGRRAQGRAGAHGARDRGRGGGAAGSPEPLGADVQPTGWGGTLMWEGIRGRGEASWGRARLQEGIAHLGCSCPPPRGCPQALWDSMLPKLGALRMGPEQGVALSTLRARKTLFALVILRRTGAQAPRDPTPLGSGRTPSATPLDPADALRNKGPGCGGRFQAGPAAVTEASTLPRLELLISPGGPRPGDPDGGQKGAPRAGPGPGGMLGAGGSPSSGGPQPRPVGAATTAARPLRSGSLGRPRSGPPRAPRVVLSRRGWARGPVRPSAPARGGGGGAAPEPRAGTSRRNLAPELAFPAGAAERPPAHPDRGGRTPVTMATRRARGQSRPACAVSGERGSPHCRVSLPGGACPGAGVPPSPRPAGHAFLSLPPPPQVSPGAGARPGGRWAAAAPPPAVGPRDVRRVFPTRARAAEGPPDGGFCPARAFARHRPPAPAPRRPPRVRGAACVAPPLLHLVGVRGGAPCPPLGSPPASSWRGFSVASTPGGGGNPPGLSRLGSPPR, encoded by the exons ATGGGGCCAGCGTGCAGTCGGGGCTGGAGCAGGCCCAAAGCAACCCCCTCCAGCCCTGGAGCCTGCCCAGCCTGGCAGTACCTGGCCTGCCCATCACAGGGCCACCTTGCCCCACTGCTGGACTGGCTGCAGCCGCCCCCCACCCTAAAGCCAGGGGaacagggccagggccagggcggggTCCCTGCATCAGCTAGCCCCACTCGCCAGGAAGGGCCCTTCCCACCACCA GGGCCCGGCCATACGGAGGCAGCTCGGACCGAGATGGCCTGTCTGCAGGCTggctgccccgccccgcccattTCACGGATGGCGCCTGAAGCCCGAAGGTCTGAACTTGCCGGCGGCCCTGTGAGCCTGATCCAGGGTGTCTGGATGGACTGGCCGATGGGCTGGCCGCTCCGTGAGGCAGCCGTCACCCTCCTGGACTCTCTGCCTGAGTGGCATTGGCTCTTCTTCACGCTGGCCGGGCCACCATGGGGCCCCACCCTGGAGCAA AAGCCGGGCACCCCCAGTGGCCATGACCCGACAGCTAACCTCCCACACTCACCGCCTGCCGGCCACCGGCCTGAGCCAGCATCCCGGAAG GCCAAGGCGCCAGGAGCGCCACGCCGGGAGCGCACGTGCACCCCGCGGCCTCGGGAGGGGCCCGGCCGGCCGCAGCCAAACGCCGCCCGCCGCGGAGACCGGCTCTTCCCTCCGCGGCGCGCTCGGCGGCCCCGCGCATCCGCCTCCCGCCGGGCCGAGCCCGAGGGCCGGCGGGCGCAGGGGCGCGCAGGGGCGCACGGGGCCCGGGACCGAGGGCGCGGCGGGGGCGCGGCTGGCTCCCCGGAACCGCTGGGG gcaGATGTTCAACCCACAGGCTGGGGGGGCACCCTCATGTGGGAGGGCATCCGAGGGCGTGGCGAAGCCTCGTGGGGCAGGGCGCGGCTGCAGGAAGGAATCGCCCACCTGGGATG CTCCTGCCCTCCACCCCGGGGATGCCCGCAGGCGCTGTGGGACTCCATGCTTCCCAAGCTGGGGGCCCTGCGGATGGGACCAGAGCAG GGCGTGGCCTTGTCCACTCTCAGGGCCCGCAAGACCCTCTTTGCGCTCGTGATCCTGAGACGCACTGGAGCTCAGGCTCCCCGGGACCCCACACCGCTCGGCTCGGGCAGAACTCCGTCTGCGACCCCGCTTGACCCCGCTGATGCCCTCCGCAA CAAGGGCCCCGGCTGCGGGGGCAGGTTCCAGGCCGGCCCCGCGGCGGTCACGGAAGCCTCCACTCTCCCGAGGCTTGAGTTACTGATCTCGCCTGGAGGGCCCCGGCCCGGTGACCCCGACGGCGGACAGAAGGGCGCACCGCGTGCGGGTCCCGGCCCGGGCGggatgctgggggctgggggctcgCCCTCCTCCGGcggcccccagccccggcccgtcGGGGCAGCAACGACGGCCGCGCGCCCGCTGCGCTCGGGGAGCCTCGGCCGCCCTCGCTCGGGCCCGCCACGAGCTCCGCGGGTCGTCCTCTCCCGGCGGGGCTGGGCGCGGGGCCCGGTTCGCCCGTCGGCGCCTGCGcgcggtggggggggcggggcagcgcCGGAACCTCGCGCCGGAACCTCGCGCCGGAACCTCGCGCCGGAGCTCGCGTTTCCGGCCGGCGCCGCGGAGCGGCCCCCAGCGCACCCGGACCGCGGCGGCCGGACTCCGGTCACTATGGCGACGCGGCGGGCCCGAGGCCAGTCCCGGCCGGCGTGCGCGGTGAGCGGCGAGCGCGGGTCCCCTCACTGCCGCGTCTCTCTTCCCGGGGGCGCCTGCCCCGGTGCGGGCGTCCCCCCTTCTCCCCGCCCCGCGGGTCACGCGTTCCTCTCGCTCCCTCCGCCCCCGCAGGTGTCCCCAGGTGCGGGCGCGCGGCCCGGTGGCAGGTGGGCGGCCGCAGCCCCGCCGCCCGCGGTCGGGCCCAGGGATGTGCGGCGGGTTTTCCCGACTCGCGCGAGGGCTGCCGAGGGGCCGCCGGACGGTGGCTTCTGCCCGGCTCGCGCCTTCGCCCGCCACCGGCCACCAGCGCCTGCCCCGCGCCGGCCCCCGCGCGTGCGGGGCGCGGCCTGCGTGGCCCCGCCGCTCCTGCACTTGGTGGGAGTTCGCGGTGGGGCGCCATGCCCGCCCCTGGGTTCGCCTCCTGCCTCGTCCTGGCGCGGTTTTTCGGTCGCCTCGACCCCCGGCGGAGGCGGGAACCCCCCTGGACTGAGCCGGCTAGGCTCCCCTCCGCgttag
- the SLC16A3 gene encoding monocarboxylate transporter 4, translating to MGGAVVDEGPTGIKAPDGGWGWAVLFGCFVITGFSYAFPKAVSVFFKELMREFGIGYSDTAWISSILLAMLYGTGPLCSVCVNRFGCRPVMLTGGLLASLGMVAASFCRSVIQLYLTTGVITGLGLALNFQPSLIMLNRYFNKRRPMANGLAAAGSPVFLCALSPLGQLLQDHYGWRGGFLILGGLLLNCCVCAALMRPLQAPGPASGPAPQRPPRRLLDLSVFRDRGFVIYAVAASIMVLGLFVPPVFVVSYAKDLGVPDTQAAFLLTVLGFIDIFARPTAGFITGLKKVRPYSVYLFSFSMFFNGFTDLTGSTASDYGGLVVFCIFFGISYGMVGALQFEVLMAVVGTQQFSSAIGLVLLLEAVAVLIGPPSGGKLLDATHVYQYVFVLAGAEVLASSLVLVLGNFFCIRKRPEAAAEEEERRKPPADVRVDSREVEHFLKAEPEKNGEVVHTPETSV from the exons ATGGGTGGCGCCGTGGTTGACGAGGGCCCCACGGGCATCAAGGCCCCGGAcggaggctggggctgggccgTTCTTTTCGGCTGCTTCGTCATCACCGGCTTCTCCTACGCCTTCCCCAAGGCGGTCAGTGTCTTCTTCAAGGAGCTCATGCGCGAGTTTGGGATCGGCTACAGCGACACGGCCTGGATCTCCTCCATCCTGCTGGCCATGTTGTACGGGACAG gccCACTGTGCAGCGTGTGCGTGAACCGCTTTGGCTGCCGGCCTGTCATGCTCACGGGGGGCCTCCTGGCGTCCCTGGGCATGGTGGCCGCGTCCTTCTGCAGAAGCGTCATCCAGCTCTATCTCACCACGGGGGTGATTACAG GCCTGGGTTTGGCGCTCAACTTCCAGCCGTCGCTCATCATGCTCAACCGCTATTTCAACAAGCGGCGTCCCATGGCCAACGGGCTGGCGGCCGCAGGCAGCCCTGTGTTCCTGTGCGCGCTGTCCCCACTGGGCCAGCTGCTGCAGGACCACTACGGCTGGCGGGGCGGCTTCCTCATCCTGGGCGGCCTCCTCCTCAACTGCTGCGTGTGCGCCGCGCTCATGAGGCCCCTGCAGGCGCCCGGGCCAGCTTCGGGACCCGCGCCCCAGAGGCCACCCCGCCGGCTGCTGGACCTGAGCGTCTTCCGGGACCGCGGCTTCGTCATCTACGCCGTGGCCGCCTCCATCATGGTGCTGGGGCTCTTTGTGCCCCCCGTGTTTGTGGTGAGCTACGCCAAGGATCTGGGTGTGCCCGACACCCAGGCCGCCTTCCTGCTCACCGTGCTGGGCTTCATAGACATCTTCGCCCGGCCCACCGCCGGCTTCATCACAGGCCTCAAGAAGGTGCGGCCCTACTCCGTCTACCTCTTCAGCTTCTCCATGTTCTTCAACGGCTTCACAGACCTCACGGGGTCCACCGCCAGCGACTACGGAGGCCTGGTGGTCTTCTGCATCTTCTTCGGCATCTCCTACGGCATGGTGGGAGCCCTGCAGTTCGAGGTGCTCATGGCTGTCGTGGGTACCCAGCAGTTCTCCAGCGCCATCGGCCTCGTGCTGCTGCTGGAGGCCGTCGCCGTGCTCATCGGGCCCCCGTCGGGAG GCAAGCTCCTGGACGCGACGCACGTGTACCAGTACGTGTTTGTCCTGGCGGGGGCCGAGGTGCTGGCCTCCTCCCTCGTGCTGGTGCTTGGCAACTTCTTCTGCATTAGGAAGAGGCCGGAGGCGGCCGCGGAGGAGGAGGAGCGCCGCAAGCCACCCGCGGACGTGAGGGTGGACTCCCGGGAGGTGGAGCACTTCCTGAAAGCTGAGCCCGAGAAAAACGGGGAGGTCGTTCACACGCCGGAAACGAGCGTCTGA